One window from the genome of Cryobacterium sp. GrIS_2_6 encodes:
- the truA gene encoding tRNA pseudouridine(38-40) synthase TruA — translation MNLPAAPVVSRLPENTRIRLDIAYDGTDFSGWAIQPELRTVQGQIEAGLAAILQSYPPYPSLIVAGRTDAGVHALGQVAHFDLTPDQVGGLLRRGRGRTPATLAVMVQRRLGGILVTQPEIVIKASAVAPPGFDARFSANWRRYEYRIADSVLGHNPQDRLRTTWHGFALDLEPMQVAAASLLGLHDFATYCKPRPGATTIRTLQEFSWRRDPDGVLVATVQADAFCHSMVRALVGACVAVGEGRLAGERLATLRINRARTSEFKVMPPQGLTLLAVDYPADDQLAARALETRARRALDEDEE, via the coding sequence GTGAATCTTCCTGCCGCCCCCGTTGTCTCCCGGCTCCCGGAGAACACCCGGATCAGGCTGGACATCGCCTACGACGGCACCGATTTTTCGGGATGGGCGATTCAACCAGAGCTCCGCACCGTGCAGGGCCAGATCGAGGCAGGGCTCGCCGCGATCCTGCAGAGCTACCCGCCGTATCCGTCCCTCATCGTCGCCGGGCGCACGGATGCGGGGGTGCACGCCCTCGGTCAGGTCGCGCACTTCGACCTCACCCCCGACCAGGTTGGGGGCCTGCTCCGACGGGGAAGGGGCCGGACCCCTGCGACGCTCGCGGTGATGGTGCAGCGGAGGCTCGGGGGGATCCTGGTGACCCAGCCGGAGATCGTGATCAAGGCATCCGCAGTCGCACCCCCCGGATTCGACGCTCGGTTCTCGGCGAACTGGCGCCGCTACGAGTACCGGATCGCCGACTCGGTGCTCGGGCACAACCCGCAGGACCGGCTGCGCACGACCTGGCACGGCTTCGCGCTCGACCTGGAACCGATGCAGGTGGCCGCGGCGTCCCTGCTCGGGCTGCATGACTTCGCGACCTATTGCAAACCCCGGCCGGGCGCCACGACGATCCGCACTCTGCAGGAGTTCAGCTGGCGGCGGGACCCGGACGGCGTGCTCGTCGCGACGGTGCAGGCGGACGCCTTCTGCCACAGCATGGTGCGGGCGCTCGTCGGGGCGTGCGTCGCGGTCGGAGAGGGACGGCTCGCGGGGGAGCGGCTTGCGACGCTGCGGATCAACCGGGCCCGCACGAGCGAGTTCAAGGTCATGCCGCCGCAGGGCCTCACCCTGCTCGCGGTGGACTATCCCGCCGACGACCAGCTCGCGGCCCGCGCCCTCGAGACCCGTGCCCGGCGCGCCCTCGACGAGGACGAAGAGTAG
- the rplM gene encoding 50S ribosomal protein L13, with protein MTRTYTPKASEVQHDWVVIDATDIVLGRLASHAAVLLRGKHKATFSPHMDMGDFVIIVNAEKIALTGKKLELKIAYRHSGYPGGISAQNYSEMLEKHPTRAVEKAIRGMLPKNSLGRAQLAKLKVYAGPEHPHAAQQPKPYTLSQVAQ; from the coding sequence GTGACGCGCACTTATACTCCCAAAGCAAGCGAAGTCCAGCACGACTGGGTCGTCATCGACGCCACAGACATCGTGCTCGGTCGTCTTGCCAGCCACGCCGCCGTTCTCCTCCGGGGGAAGCACAAGGCAACGTTCTCTCCCCACATGGACATGGGAGACTTCGTCATCATCGTCAACGCCGAGAAGATCGCCCTCACCGGCAAGAAGCTCGAACTGAAGATCGCATACCGCCACTCCGGTTACCCGGGCGGCATTTCCGCCCAGAACTACTCGGAGATGCTCGAGAAGCACCCGACGCGTGCGGTTGAGAAGGCGATTCGCGGCATGCTGCCGAAGAACTCGCTCGGTCGCGCCCAGCTCGCGAAGCTCAAGGTCTACGCAGGCCCGGAGCACCCGCACGCTGCGCAGCAGCCCAAGCCGTACACCCTCTCCCAGGTCGCTCAGTAG
- the rpsI gene encoding 30S ribosomal protein S9: MAKIADQIDQAPESYSTETPAEIVTKAPRAVLNVPGAAVGRRKQAIARVRIVPGSGTITVNGREFGDYFPNKLHQQLINDPFKVLDLIGSYDVIARITGGGPSGQAGALRLGIARSLNQIDEENNRAILKKAGFLNRDARVKERKKAGLKKARKAPQFSKR; the protein is encoded by the coding sequence GTGGCGAAGATCGCAGATCAGATTGACCAGGCTCCGGAGAGCTATTCCACCGAGACCCCGGCCGAAATCGTAACCAAGGCGCCCCGCGCCGTCCTCAACGTTCCCGGCGCAGCCGTGGGCCGTCGCAAGCAGGCCATCGCCCGCGTGCGCATCGTTCCCGGCTCCGGCACCATCACGGTGAACGGTCGCGAATTCGGGGACTACTTCCCGAACAAGCTTCACCAGCAGCTCATCAACGACCCGTTCAAGGTCCTCGACCTGATCGGTAGCTACGACGTCATCGCACGCATCACCGGCGGTGGCCCCTCCGGCCAGGCCGGCGCCCTGCGTCTCGGTATCGCGCGTTCGCTCAACCAGATCGACGAAGAGAACAACCGCGCCATCCTCAAGAAGGCCGGCTTCCTCAACCGTGACGCTCGCGTCAAGGAGCGCAAGAAGGCCGGACTCAAGAAGGCCCGTAAGGCGCCTCAGTTCTCGAAGCGCTAG
- the glmM gene encoding phosphoglucosamine mutase, translating into MPRLFGTDGVRGLANRDLTAGLALGLAQASAAVLTQGRSAESRRAEGRRPVAVLARDPRISGEFLASAVAAGLASSGVDVLDAGVIPTPAAAFLIADIGADFGVMISASHNPAPDNGIKIFAFGGTKLPDDVEDRIEAHLDHDKLTPIAGDVGRISRFADAEDRYVVHLLGTLPHRLDGIHVVLDCANGAAAGVSPQVFTDAGARLTVIGANPNGLNINDGVGSTHLDNLAKAVLEHGADVGIAHDGDADRCLAVDRHGNIVDGDQIMAILAVSMAERGVLKDRTLVATVMSNLGLRRAMAANDIRMIETKVGDRYVLEELNAHGLSLGGEQSGHVIMTAFATTGDGILTGLHLVAEMARTGKPLHELAAVMTVFPQILVNVRGVDHHALKSDEVIAVAVREAEAELGDTGRVLLRPSGTEPMVRVMVEAADQATADRLAHSLADIVRVRLALNSL; encoded by the coding sequence ATGCCTCGACTTTTCGGCACCGACGGTGTTCGGGGCCTGGCCAACCGTGATCTCACGGCTGGCCTGGCCCTGGGCCTCGCTCAGGCGAGTGCCGCAGTGCTCACGCAGGGTCGCAGTGCGGAATCGCGCCGTGCCGAGGGCCGCCGTCCGGTGGCCGTGCTCGCACGTGACCCGCGCATTTCCGGCGAATTCCTCGCCTCGGCAGTAGCCGCGGGCCTCGCCAGTTCCGGTGTCGACGTCCTTGACGCCGGCGTCATCCCCACGCCGGCCGCGGCATTCCTGATCGCGGACATCGGCGCGGACTTCGGCGTGATGATCTCCGCCTCCCACAACCCCGCCCCCGACAACGGCATCAAGATCTTTGCCTTCGGCGGCACCAAACTTCCCGACGACGTCGAGGATCGCATCGAGGCCCACCTCGACCACGACAAACTCACACCGATCGCCGGCGACGTCGGCCGGATCTCACGCTTCGCGGACGCAGAAGACCGCTACGTCGTGCACCTGCTCGGTACCCTCCCGCACCGCCTCGACGGTATCCACGTCGTCCTGGACTGCGCCAACGGCGCGGCCGCCGGCGTGTCCCCGCAGGTCTTCACGGATGCCGGCGCGCGCCTGACCGTCATCGGCGCCAACCCGAACGGGCTCAATATCAACGACGGGGTCGGGTCGACCCACCTCGACAACCTCGCGAAGGCCGTCCTCGAGCACGGTGCCGACGTTGGCATCGCCCACGACGGCGACGCCGACCGTTGCCTCGCCGTCGACCGGCACGGCAACATCGTGGACGGTGACCAGATCATGGCGATCCTCGCCGTGTCGATGGCTGAGCGCGGTGTCCTCAAGGACCGCACTCTCGTGGCCACCGTGATGAGCAACCTCGGCCTCCGGAGGGCCATGGCGGCCAACGACATCCGCATGATCGAGACCAAGGTCGGCGACCGCTACGTGCTCGAAGAGCTCAACGCGCACGGCCTGTCCCTCGGTGGGGAACAGTCCGGTCATGTCATCATGACGGCCTTCGCGACCACCGGCGACGGCATCCTCACCGGACTGCACCTCGTCGCCGAGATGGCCCGCACCGGCAAGCCGCTCCACGAGCTCGCCGCCGTGATGACCGTGTTCCCGCAGATCCTCGTGAACGTGCGCGGCGTCGATCACCACGCGCTGAAATCCGACGAGGTCATCGCCGTCGCCGTGCGCGAGGCCGAAGCCGAACTCGGCGACACCGGCCGGGTGCTGCTGCGTCCGTCCGGCACCGAGCCGATGGTGCGCGTCATGGTCGAGGCGGCCGACCAGGCCACCGCCGACCGGCTCGCGCATTCGCTCGCCGACATCGTGCGCGTGCGCCTCGCCCTCAACTCCCTCTAG